The following are encoded together in the Kribbella sp. CA-293567 genome:
- a CDS encoding type I polyketide synthase: protein MTKTQNTDIAIVGLSVDVPGAQDLDAFWQIISSGTSLTRPFPTGRGDKLREYVRYLRATSVDPVEDTEIEYHNGSFLDTVDTFDYSVFGMNPRQATLTDPHHRMVLRTMFLAFEDAGYSIDRLRGTSTGVFVGFAVNPGSTYLDYICRIDPSVGQQAITGNIPTMLANRLSHFLDLRGPSLVVDTACSATLVAVHQAKNALLAGDCEMAVVGGARIVFAPIKHPHSNIGIESSDGVTRTFDEAADGTGFGEGSGAVVLKRLEQAVADGDQIYAVIKGSAVNHDGNTEGITNPDSDSQADLLIRAWRNADVDPRTIGYLEAHGTATRVGDPIEHEGMKRAFAKHTADRNFCAVGTVKANVGHLFEGSGVIGLIKAVAVLRNQQIPPQANFHHPNPKLDFAAGPLYVSTALEPWESPDGPRRAGVSAFGLGGTNAHAVVEEYLQADERPASEAGEFLFTLSGATVYSLTRLVERYSKFIDDGGLDGVDLADVCYTSQVSRSSHRLRIAMVIKDLADLRRQLPAPDPIDPASPYAEAAQAYLGGRSVDWKALNGDRRPRIVRLPSYVFDESVAWVQFPDNWRSNMSLTSTEVRHPVTHDIEFQPAPALPIAAVPTGTKVVVLIDPDTGAEELLAAAQLGEAKVIRLCEPVRPGGELLAADNVKAFEQLAQLVADEQVTHLVHALAFESKAATGIDEIERRNTKNLGSLFLLSKALMAAGVKVDLTVLTHYAVAAADGDAEVVTENSALVGFGKVIGREYPYIKVKHLDIDLAVPPAALRAEVFAPEYGVFLLRGEQRLHEVFVEVPELVADGPQDYLKPGGTYLITGGTGALGLAVAKSFATAQPEARLVLLSRSGLPHQEDWAELLASGDALAERIRAVQELEELGATVVVRSADAGDPKSLADAVGWIQGEYGRIDGIVHAAGLPGGSTVMFRQPEDFDAVVRVKLQAAFMLDLLTKDDRPDFVVHFSSVASVFPAPGQADYAAGNYYLDNLARSQAGGSCRVIALDWVAWKEIGMAVDHGTNGDTMFKALPTAVGLDLLDAGLRSGRSRLFAGELHYRGELIHLLKSYDVRLSADIEAKVELELLALDERLRQAADKIKANVASVEVEVEGRPDGDYTDVERTVAQCLAFAFGYPSLDVEADFFDLGGDSIMAASVASNLAVVHGVQYEIADLLADRTIAEIAYHLESLIEFEADVA from the coding sequence ATGACGAAGACCCAGAACACCGACATCGCGATCGTCGGACTGTCGGTGGACGTACCGGGGGCGCAGGATCTCGACGCCTTCTGGCAGATCATCAGCTCCGGCACCAGCCTGACCCGGCCGTTCCCCACCGGCCGGGGCGACAAGCTGCGCGAGTACGTCCGCTACCTGCGCGCGACCAGCGTCGACCCGGTCGAGGACACCGAGATCGAGTACCACAACGGCAGTTTCCTGGACACCGTCGACACCTTCGACTACTCGGTGTTCGGAATGAACCCGCGGCAGGCCACGCTGACCGATCCGCACCACCGGATGGTGCTCCGGACGATGTTCCTGGCCTTCGAGGACGCCGGCTACTCGATCGACCGGCTGCGCGGGACGAGTACCGGGGTCTTCGTCGGCTTCGCGGTCAACCCGGGGTCGACGTACCTGGACTACATCTGCCGGATCGACCCGTCGGTCGGCCAGCAGGCGATCACCGGCAACATCCCGACCATGCTGGCCAACCGGCTGTCGCACTTCCTCGATCTGCGCGGCCCCAGCCTGGTCGTCGACACCGCCTGCTCCGCGACGCTGGTCGCCGTCCATCAGGCCAAGAACGCCCTGCTGGCCGGTGACTGCGAGATGGCCGTGGTCGGTGGCGCCCGGATCGTCTTCGCGCCGATCAAGCACCCGCACTCCAACATCGGCATCGAGTCCTCCGACGGGGTCACCCGGACCTTCGACGAGGCCGCCGACGGGACCGGCTTCGGTGAGGGCTCCGGCGCCGTCGTGCTGAAGCGGCTCGAGCAGGCCGTCGCCGACGGGGACCAGATCTACGCCGTGATCAAGGGCAGCGCGGTCAACCACGACGGCAACACCGAGGGGATCACCAACCCCGACTCGGACTCGCAGGCCGACCTGCTGATCCGGGCCTGGCGCAACGCCGACGTCGACCCACGCACCATCGGCTACCTGGAAGCCCACGGTACGGCGACCCGGGTCGGCGACCCGATCGAGCACGAGGGGATGAAGCGCGCCTTCGCCAAGCACACGGCCGACCGCAACTTCTGTGCCGTCGGGACGGTCAAGGCCAACGTCGGCCACCTGTTCGAGGGGTCCGGCGTGATCGGCCTGATCAAGGCCGTCGCCGTCCTGCGCAACCAGCAGATCCCGCCGCAGGCCAACTTCCACCACCCGAACCCGAAGCTCGACTTCGCCGCCGGGCCGCTCTACGTCTCGACCGCCCTCGAGCCGTGGGAGTCCCCGGACGGACCGCGCCGGGCCGGCGTCAGCGCCTTCGGCCTCGGCGGCACCAACGCGCACGCGGTGGTGGAGGAGTACCTGCAAGCCGACGAGCGCCCTGCGTCAGAAGCCGGAGAGTTCCTCTTCACCCTCAGCGGCGCGACGGTCTACTCGCTGACCCGCCTGGTCGAGCGCTATTCGAAGTTCATCGACGACGGCGGCCTGGACGGCGTGGACCTGGCCGATGTCTGCTACACCAGCCAGGTCTCACGCAGTTCGCACCGGTTGCGGATCGCGATGGTGATCAAGGACCTGGCCGACCTGCGCAGGCAGCTGCCCGCGCCCGACCCGATCGACCCGGCGAGCCCGTACGCCGAAGCCGCGCAGGCCTACCTGGGCGGCCGGTCCGTCGACTGGAAGGCGCTCAACGGCGACCGGCGGCCGCGCATCGTCCGGCTGCCCAGCTACGTCTTCGACGAATCCGTCGCCTGGGTGCAGTTCCCGGACAACTGGCGGTCGAACATGTCACTGACCAGCACCGAGGTCCGGCACCCGGTCACCCACGACATCGAGTTCCAGCCCGCGCCGGCGTTGCCGATCGCGGCCGTCCCGACCGGCACCAAGGTCGTCGTACTGATCGACCCGGACACCGGGGCCGAAGAGCTGCTGGCCGCCGCGCAGCTCGGCGAGGCCAAGGTGATCCGGCTCTGCGAGCCGGTCCGGCCGGGCGGCGAACTCCTTGCCGCGGACAACGTGAAGGCCTTCGAGCAACTCGCTCAGCTGGTCGCCGACGAGCAGGTCACCCACCTCGTCCACGCGCTCGCCTTCGAGTCCAAGGCCGCCACCGGGATCGACGAGATCGAGCGGCGGAACACCAAGAACCTCGGCAGCCTCTTCCTGCTCTCCAAGGCGCTGATGGCCGCGGGCGTCAAGGTCGACCTGACCGTGCTCACCCACTACGCCGTCGCCGCGGCGGACGGCGACGCCGAGGTGGTGACCGAGAACTCGGCGCTGGTCGGGTTCGGCAAGGTGATCGGCCGCGAGTACCCGTACATCAAGGTGAAGCACCTCGACATCGACCTGGCGGTACCGCCCGCCGCGTTGCGCGCCGAGGTCTTCGCGCCGGAGTACGGGGTGTTCCTGCTGCGCGGCGAGCAGCGGTTGCACGAGGTGTTCGTCGAGGTACCGGAACTGGTTGCCGATGGCCCCCAGGACTATCTGAAGCCGGGCGGCACCTATCTGATCACGGGCGGCACCGGCGCGCTCGGACTGGCGGTGGCGAAGTCGTTCGCGACCGCGCAGCCGGAGGCACGGCTGGTCCTGCTGAGCCGCTCCGGCCTTCCTCACCAGGAGGACTGGGCCGAGTTGCTCGCGTCGGGTGATGCTCTGGCTGAACGCATCCGCGCAGTACAGGAGCTGGAGGAGCTCGGCGCGACGGTCGTGGTGCGGTCGGCGGACGCCGGTGATCCGAAGTCCCTGGCCGATGCGGTCGGGTGGATCCAGGGTGAGTACGGCCGGATCGACGGGATCGTGCACGCGGCTGGGTTGCCCGGTGGCAGCACGGTGATGTTCCGGCAGCCGGAGGACTTCGACGCCGTCGTACGGGTCAAACTGCAGGCGGCGTTCATGCTCGATCTGCTGACCAAGGACGATCGGCCCGACTTCGTCGTGCACTTCTCCTCGGTGGCCTCGGTCTTCCCGGCTCCCGGTCAGGCCGACTATGCCGCAGGCAACTACTACCTCGACAACCTGGCCCGCTCCCAGGCCGGCGGCTCCTGCCGGGTGATCGCGCTCGACTGGGTCGCCTGGAAGGAGATCGGGATGGCGGTCGACCACGGCACCAACGGCGACACGATGTTCAAGGCGTTGCCGACCGCGGTGGGGCTGGACCTGCTGGATGCCGGGTTGCGGTCCGGCCGGTCCCGGTTGTTCGCCGGAGAGCTGCACTACCGCGGCGAGCTGATCCACCTGCTCAAGTCGTACGACGTCCGGTTGTCCGCCGACATCGAGGCCAAGGTCGAGCTGGAACTGCTCGCGCTGGACGAACGGCTACGGCAGGCGGCGGACAAGATCAAGGCCAACGTCGCCTCGGTGGAGGTCGAGGTGGAGGGCCGTCCCGACGGCGACTACACCGACGTCGAGCGGACCGTCGCGCAGTGTCTGGCCTTCGCCTTCGGCTACCCGTCCCTCGACGTCGAAGCGGACTTCTTCGATCTCGGCGGCGACTCGATCATGGCCGCGTCGGTGGCGAGCAACCTCGCGGTGGTGCACGGCGTGCAGTACGAGATCGCCGATCTGCTGGCGGACCGGACGATCGCCGAGATCGCGTACCACCTGGAGTCGCTGATCGAGTTCGAGGCGGATGTGGCCTGA
- a CDS encoding MATE family efflux transporter — protein MADLTTGPPLRRIVGFALPLTAANLVGQSYVLIDSIVVGRYVGIEGLAAVGAAGPLFYLLNAMFIGLSTAFTIRLAHLRGAQQDGERRGVVLSLALVTVIWSVGCIILATVLARPVLGLMGIHGDLADDCFVFISTLSIGFPAIFGGAAVSAYFRGLGDSRSAMWVAAFGSVLNIVLVWWFVSPLRMGIRGAALATVLASTAALLAGLAYAARRYPLAAGDGRPAVRRELVDAVRLGFPLASQHIILALGIMILVWIIQGYGEVVLAAFTVVARIELFTAMVFLDFSGGVTAFVAQNLGGEHRARARRGLLQTIYLTIGVSLAVSAVVLLARGPIAGLFTDDAEARALTERYLLIIYPFLALYTVMVVAHGYLNGSRRTTAPLICTVIAFVCVQLPFAYFLNGPFGIDAVMWAVVASWTAGLAYTAFCLRGVLFDRTAPVLPVPADPLETSKS, from the coding sequence ATGGCCGACCTGACGACCGGCCCGCCGCTGCGGCGGATCGTGGGCTTCGCGCTGCCGTTGACCGCAGCCAACCTGGTCGGCCAGAGCTATGTCCTGATCGACAGCATCGTGGTGGGCCGGTACGTCGGGATCGAGGGGCTCGCCGCGGTCGGCGCGGCCGGCCCGCTGTTCTACCTGCTGAACGCGATGTTCATCGGTCTGAGCACGGCCTTCACCATCCGGCTGGCGCATCTGCGGGGTGCCCAGCAGGACGGTGAGCGGCGCGGCGTGGTGCTCTCACTGGCGCTGGTGACCGTGATCTGGTCGGTCGGCTGCATCATCCTGGCCACCGTGCTGGCCCGGCCGGTGCTGGGGTTGATGGGCATCCACGGCGACCTCGCCGACGACTGCTTCGTCTTCATCAGCACGCTGTCGATCGGCTTCCCGGCGATCTTCGGCGGCGCCGCGGTCAGCGCCTACTTCCGCGGCCTGGGCGACTCCCGCTCGGCGATGTGGGTGGCGGCCTTCGGCAGCGTGCTCAACATCGTGCTGGTCTGGTGGTTCGTCTCACCGCTGCGGATGGGCATCAGAGGAGCCGCGCTGGCGACGGTGCTGGCCAGTACGGCGGCACTGCTGGCAGGACTCGCGTACGCCGCCAGGAGGTACCCGTTGGCTGCCGGCGACGGGCGTCCCGCCGTACGGCGGGAGCTGGTCGACGCCGTCCGGCTCGGTTTCCCGCTGGCCAGTCAGCACATCATCCTTGCCCTCGGCATCATGATCCTGGTCTGGATCATCCAGGGCTACGGCGAGGTCGTGCTGGCCGCGTTCACCGTGGTGGCGCGGATCGAGCTGTTCACCGCGATGGTGTTCCTGGACTTCTCCGGTGGCGTCACCGCGTTCGTCGCGCAGAACCTCGGCGGCGAGCACCGGGCCCGGGCCCGGCGTGGCCTGCTGCAGACGATCTACCTCACCATCGGCGTCTCGCTGGCCGTCTCCGCGGTCGTCCTGCTGGCCCGCGGACCGATCGCGGGCCTGTTCACCGACGACGCCGAGGCACGGGCACTGACCGAGCGGTACCTGTTGATCATCTACCCGTTCCTGGCCCTCTACACCGTGATGGTCGTTGCCCACGGCTACCTCAACGGTTCCCGCCGGACCACGGCGCCACTGATCTGCACGGTGATCGCGTTCGTCTGTGTCCAACTGCCGTTCGCCTACTTCCTGAACGGGCCGTTCGGGATCGACGCGGTGATGTGGGCGGTGGTCGCGAGCTGGACCGCCGGCCTGGCCTACACGGCCTTCTGTCTGCGCGGGGTGCTGTTCGACCGGACCGCCCCGGTACTGCCCGTGCCCGCCGACCCACTGGAGACGAGCAAATCGTGA
- a CDS encoding condensation domain-containing protein — MITESTAQVEFFGGRARVAPLAWGQQGSWDVMRDWLLQDKPFFVVTRWQSIPLLLGLPDVLAVLGELMIRHEGLRTLYHATERGDAQQEVLAGGSVTITVFDRPAEDPVEFSDIVADCLVRAEADHFDHETQVPVRFYVAMHQGIPVLAVFGISHLSADYSSADVVSADLAALLQARADGTGVPAVKAALQPADLAAYENSPEGQLLNVEALSHLREQLRLIPATPLPARHEPASPRYFRGELESEAIPVAVRAAARKRRTTTSVVLLSITTALVRCFAPGPAVGVDLMQGNRGSAESMHSVSSLNQAVRTALHLTGESFEDILRQSEAVTSAARRHSRYDVRAAREVFRVEADRRGVEPEPGCQFNDMWSTLPRPSGRPDSSAAELDRLLTASTFDWPQKSEIEGMALFLDTRGTAERIKLSLLADTALLSPGEIQGFLFAFEQVAVLLASSVPSLDRISALFAGCSAEVSSTAGRSTGR, encoded by the coding sequence GTGATCACCGAGAGCACCGCCCAGGTCGAGTTCTTCGGCGGCCGGGCCCGCGTCGCCCCGCTCGCCTGGGGGCAGCAGGGCAGCTGGGACGTCATGCGGGACTGGCTGCTGCAGGACAAGCCGTTCTTCGTGGTCACCCGATGGCAGTCGATCCCGCTGCTGCTCGGTCTGCCGGACGTGCTCGCGGTCCTCGGCGAGCTGATGATCCGGCACGAAGGGCTGCGCACGCTCTACCACGCGACCGAGCGCGGTGACGCTCAGCAGGAGGTGCTGGCCGGCGGCTCGGTGACCATCACGGTCTTCGACCGCCCGGCCGAGGACCCGGTCGAGTTCTCCGACATCGTGGCGGACTGCCTGGTCCGGGCGGAGGCGGACCACTTCGACCACGAAACCCAGGTGCCGGTCCGGTTCTACGTCGCCATGCACCAGGGCATTCCGGTGCTCGCGGTGTTCGGGATCTCGCATCTGTCCGCCGACTACAGCAGCGCGGATGTGGTCTCGGCGGACCTGGCCGCTCTGCTGCAGGCCCGCGCCGACGGGACCGGCGTACCGGCGGTCAAGGCTGCTTTGCAACCGGCGGACCTGGCGGCGTACGAGAACTCTCCCGAAGGGCAACTGCTCAACGTCGAGGCTCTCAGCCACCTGCGCGAGCAGCTTCGGCTGATCCCGGCTACTCCACTGCCTGCTCGCCACGAGCCGGCGTCGCCGCGGTACTTCCGCGGGGAGCTGGAATCCGAGGCGATCCCGGTCGCCGTCCGCGCCGCCGCCCGCAAGCGCCGGACGACGACCTCTGTCGTGCTGCTCTCCATCACCACCGCGCTCGTCCGCTGCTTCGCCCCCGGACCGGCGGTCGGCGTCGACCTGATGCAAGGCAACCGCGGCTCGGCCGAGTCGATGCACAGCGTCAGCAGCCTGAACCAGGCCGTCCGGACCGCCCTCCACCTGACCGGCGAATCCTTCGAAGACATCCTCCGGCAGTCCGAAGCGGTGACCAGCGCCGCCCGGCGCCACAGCCGGTACGACGTCCGCGCCGCTCGCGAGGTCTTCCGGGTGGAGGCGGACCGCCGGGGCGTCGAGCCCGAACCAGGCTGTCAGTTCAACGACATGTGGTCGACGCTGCCCCGGCCGTCGGGGCGGCCGGACTCGTCGGCGGCCGAGCTGGACCGGTTGCTCACGGCCTCGACCTTCGACTGGCCGCAGAAGTCGGAGATCGAGGGCATGGCGTTGTTCCTCGACACCAGAGGGACAGCCGAACGGATCAAGCTGTCCCTCCTGGCCGACACCGCGCTGCTCTCGCCGGGCGAGATCCAGGGTTTCCTGTTCGCCTTCGAACAGGTCGCGGTACTGCTGGCTTCGTCGGTCCCGTCGCTGGACCGGATCTCGGCGCTCTTCGCCGGTTGCAGCGCGGAGGTCAGCTCGACCGCTGGGCGGAGTACAGGTCGGTGA
- a CDS encoding glycosyl hydrolase family 28-related protein, which yields MSQRNPKVSRRLLLGGAAALPAAAALPMAAAVPAAAAPVPSRGTTAKPRDLSEELLNQWAEANGAHPLIPDISHAGYLGGERPRRPKVVARVTDFGARPGSDTDAATAFNTAVRYAGERGGGTVVVPRGAYRLDSPIWMHWSNVVLKGSGSDDTVLHFTKPLDESYRPNLQPSLQSRWSWTGGQIWVIAPERKAKSEAEDFAASEGWLLGDTLAEVSAASRGQRTLLVSDTSRLAAGDLVVLETDNPADAGVLRHVAGDVAGTRDYNWPTKAPQLTTGSGGQYIQYATLQWPVRIEAVLGSRLVRLAQPLRYDLRPSWPSRIRALGPTVHDVGVESLTIRNELRPMTIHNRHPGSNGLCFQAVHDCWADDVRVENCDLGFGFTTTKAVTLTDVVVGGRSAHHSFACRMQAHDNLVDGFEIEKFAVPLPDGALHHGLNLEGLSAGNVWRRGTMAEGTFDTHRAMPFENARTDITLTNNGRVGGSAASGPLFGARIAHWNIRISTGVSYAIDLADVAPRSITVGLQGLTAGGSGLPRDFQGDLENGSYQPAVRPKVTDLYSAQRSS from the coding sequence ATGTCACAGCGCAACCCCAAAGTCAGTCGCCGTCTGCTGCTCGGCGGAGCCGCCGCGCTTCCGGCCGCCGCTGCTCTGCCAATGGCCGCAGCCGTTCCCGCCGCGGCAGCGCCAGTCCCGTCACGCGGAACAACGGCCAAGCCCCGCGACCTCTCCGAAGAGTTGCTGAACCAATGGGCGGAGGCGAACGGCGCGCATCCACTGATCCCTGACATCTCCCACGCCGGGTACCTCGGCGGCGAACGCCCACGCAGGCCGAAGGTCGTCGCCCGCGTCACAGACTTCGGCGCCCGGCCGGGCAGCGACACCGACGCGGCCACAGCCTTCAACACAGCCGTCCGGTACGCCGGTGAGCGCGGCGGCGGGACTGTCGTCGTACCCCGGGGCGCCTACCGCCTCGACTCACCTATCTGGATGCACTGGTCCAACGTGGTCCTGAAGGGCTCCGGGTCCGACGACACCGTCCTGCACTTCACCAAGCCGCTCGACGAGTCCTACCGGCCCAACCTGCAGCCGAGCCTGCAGAGTCGCTGGTCCTGGACCGGTGGGCAGATCTGGGTGATCGCGCCCGAGCGGAAGGCCAAGTCGGAGGCCGAGGACTTCGCCGCCTCCGAAGGCTGGCTGCTCGGCGACACGTTGGCGGAGGTGAGCGCTGCCTCCCGCGGCCAGCGGACCTTGCTCGTCTCGGACACCAGCCGCCTCGCCGCGGGCGATCTCGTCGTCCTGGAGACGGACAACCCGGCTGACGCCGGCGTACTGCGGCACGTGGCGGGCGATGTCGCCGGCACCCGGGACTACAACTGGCCGACCAAAGCGCCGCAGTTGACGACCGGGTCGGGTGGTCAGTACATCCAGTACGCGACCCTGCAGTGGCCGGTCCGGATCGAGGCAGTGCTGGGGAGCCGCCTGGTGAGGCTGGCCCAGCCGCTGCGCTACGACCTGCGGCCGAGTTGGCCGTCACGCATCCGTGCGCTCGGGCCGACCGTGCACGACGTCGGGGTGGAGTCCCTGACCATCCGCAACGAGCTGCGGCCGATGACGATCCACAACCGGCATCCCGGCTCGAACGGCCTTTGTTTCCAGGCGGTCCACGACTGCTGGGCGGACGACGTCCGGGTCGAGAACTGCGATCTCGGCTTCGGCTTCACCACCACCAAGGCGGTCACGCTGACCGATGTCGTGGTCGGCGGCCGGTCCGCGCACCACAGCTTCGCCTGCCGGATGCAGGCGCACGACAACCTGGTCGACGGCTTCGAGATCGAGAAGTTCGCGGTCCCGCTTCCGGACGGCGCGCTCCATCACGGGCTCAACCTGGAGGGACTGTCGGCCGGCAACGTCTGGCGCCGCGGCACGATGGCCGAAGGCACCTTCGACACCCACCGGGCGATGCCGTTCGAGAACGCCCGGACCGACATCACCCTGACCAACAACGGCCGGGTCGGCGGCTCAGCAGCCTCCGGTCCGCTCTTCGGCGCCCGCATCGCCCACTGGAACATCCGCATCAGCACCGGAGTTTCCTACGCGATCGACCTCGCCGACGTGGCGCCGCGCAGCATCACTGTCGGGCTCCAGGGCCTCACCGCCGGCGGCAGCGGCCTGCCCCGGGACTTCCAGGGCGATCTCGAGAACGGCAGCTACCAGCCCGCGGTACGCCCGAAGGTCACCGACCTGTACTCCGCCCAGCGGTCGAGCTGA